The following nucleotide sequence is from Zea mays cultivar B73 chromosome 1, Zm-B73-REFERENCE-NAM-5.0, whole genome shotgun sequence.
GCCCATTTTGGCGTAGTCTATCCGCTGCTCAAAATTGGCCCCCCAAATACAGGGATTTTTTAGTCAATTTAAGATCTTACCTAACACTACTGCTACCACTAGTAGTAGTATTCAAGTAGGAGTGTGTACATGTTCCGTGCTGAAAACACACTGTAGAAGTTGCACTCTTCCAGTTGCTCGGCTTGGCACGTGCCTTGTACAAATTCCCTTCCTCCTCCTGCTGCTACCAATCACACGCTGGACAAGTATCGGTCCACTGACAGCAACGCCGTGGAATTCCGTGCTAGTACTTCTTTCTGTTTTCATCACTGCCACCCTCGCTACTAGTGGTGGGACCAATACGCAACCATCTTGTATCATCAAGACACAACCATCTTGTGCAATCAAGACACAAATACTCCCAAATACTAGTGGTGGGACCGACCAATACATAACCACCAACCAGTACTACAGCACAATACCAATCCCAAGAAACGGACGCAAAAAAGTCTCGGTACGAAGCGTAGTCTGACACAGCAAACCTACGCGCGAAATCTTCTGACAGTGACAGGCTCACTCAGACCGTGCGCCGCCTGCCTAGAACCGGAGGCAGCTAGGGAGGCTACGCGGCGGCCTGGGAACCGTCGCCCGTGGCGTTGGCGGCCTGGACCACCTTGACGCCGTCGTCCGGCAGGTTGGTCACCCTGACGACGAGCGGCGTGCGGACGCGGTGGAAGCCGTCCGACCAGACCACCTCGCCGAAGTCGAAGCGGCCGCGGGACAGCTTCGCGGGGGTGACGGTCAAGTAGTACGAGGCCTGCTCGCCGCCGGGGCGCGCGGAGAAGGCCAGCTCCCGCGGCCACACCTCGGCGCGCGCGCCCtgcgggctggccacggcggcgcgGTACACGGCGTCCCGGTTCGCGCCCACGTTCGTCACCGTCCGCTTCACCGTCACCGTGCCGCCCAGGTCCGGGAGCACGATGGCCGGGTAGTTCAGGTCCGCCtccgggccgccgccgccgccgccgccgcgggggcAGCTCGTGTCCAGCGCCGGCTGGGGGAGCACCATGTTCCGGATCGCGGCCTCCGTGTAGCCCAGGCTGCAGAGGAACACCACGTGGTCGCGCGCGCCCGCGTCGTACACCAGCCCCGGGTCCAGCGCGCGCAGCGGGTCCACgtgccccgcgcccacgtcgaacGCGTCCGCCGCCTTCACCGTCCCGCCGGCCTGCATCACGTCCGACGTGCCGTCGTACATGTACGCTGCAAAGACGACATTTTACAGGGACGGCAAAATTCCTGATGCAAAGCTTTTACATTTCGTGATTATTACTCCTTCCTAGCCAGGAGGACACCGGTCGGTAGAAGCTAGCTATAGCTACTAGTGTCGTCGATCTATACCTGTGGTCATGAGGGCGGACTTGACGGCCGCCGGGGACCAGGTCGGGTGCACGGACTTGATGACCGCGGCGATGCCGGAGACGTGCGGGCACGACATGGACGTGCCGGAGTCCATGTTCCACTCTGTCAAGCGCTTGTCCAAGGGGATCACCGTCGGCGACGACTTGGGCGGCCATGCTGCCAGGATGTTCACTCCGGGGGCGGTCACGTCGGGCTGCCATCATCAGAACGCACCAGACCAGCGTAAGAACGCTAGCTCACGACTAATACCTGCCTGCAATGGGCTGAGCCCATCGCCGTACCGGACCACATTGCTGTTCCTGTGCGGCTAGCGGGGTAGTACCTTGAGGATCTTTGGAGAGACGGAGCTCGGCCCTCTGGAAGAGAAGTACGCCACGGCCGGCGCCGGCGTTTCGCCGACAACCGTCTTGCTCGGAGATATGCGCACCGTCGGCTTTCTGTGACCGCAGAGGTTAGTTGTGCCCAGTTAGAATTAGAGAGCGAGTTTGCTTGGTCGTTCAATGCTGAGCTGAGTGGAAGCCATGCCAGCACCCACGCACCTCGAGTCGCGGATGTAGTTGAGGATCTGGGTGCCCTGGTACAGGTCCACGTGGACGGTGGGCCAGAAGCTGTCCTGGCTCGATTTCCGGCTTATGGTGTCGGCGAAGATCACGCCGGCGCCGTTGCCGGCGTACACCGCCAGCGCCGCGCCGTCGCTGGACACCCCTCCCATCGTGGCGAAGCACAGCACGATCTTCCCCCACGCCGCCGTGCGGTTGATCAGCTGCTCGAATGTGCACGTCCTTCGTCCACAAAATGCAGAAGAAAGAAGGTATATGCCTTGGTCAGATTCGATGCGATcagactatatgtgagtgtgtgtgagagagagatcaCGGATTACCCATCGGTGAAGACGCTGCTGCTATCTACCAGACCATTCTTCATGGCTTTCACAAGGAAGCTCTCTCCCTGCGCAACCACGTACGCCAAGCACGTCATATGATAAATCATCCTTGCCCATGGTAAAGCACGTAGGAGCAGAAAAAAACCCACCACGATGGAGGCATTGTTCCCGAGCGTGATCACCGTCGGGAACCTCCTGTCGATGCTGCTGGCGGCGACGGTGAGCCCCCAGGGCGAGACGTTCTGCACCATGGAAGCGTCCGGCCCGTCGTTCCCGGCCGAGAAAACCGCCACGACGCCGCGCTGCATGGCGTGGAACGCCCCGATCTCGGTGCTCGTGGACAGCAGCGGCATGAGCGGCGGGGGCGACCCGAGGGACGCCGACACCACGTGCACGCCGTCGCACAGCGCGTCGTCGAACGCGGCCAGGATGTCGGCGTCGCTGCACCGGCCCGTCAGGTCCCTGTACCAGCACACCTTGTACACCGCGAGGCGCGCCCTGGGCGCGCCCCCGCGGGCGGCGCCGCCGCCCAGGCCGCCGAAGTAGCTGGCGTTGGGCGCCACGCTCCCCACGGCCGTGGACGCCGTGTGCGTGCCGTGCCCGACGCGGTCGCGCGGCGACCGGTACTCCGACCCGTCGCTGGTGTTCAGCGGGCCGAGCTCGCTCTCGAAGCCGGCCAGGTAGTAGCGCGCGCCGATGAGCTTGCGGTTGCACGCGGCGGCCGGGTCGAACTCGTCGCCTACCACGCACGTGCCCTTCCATGAAGACGGGACGGGGCCGTAGTGTGGGTCGTCCCTGAAGCTCTTGGATTCAGGCCACACTCCTGAGGGGCACATGAAAAGCTCAAATGTTTCTCAAAAGCATCCAAGTGGAGTGAGTGTCAAGGACCACACTTTGCGACAACTAACATGAATGACAGAATGAGTGCTAAAAATATATATGAACTTCACAGGGCATGCTGGGATCACAATAATCATTCTATCTTTCATGTCAAGGTTGCTCAATTCTTTGCCGGTA
It contains:
- the LOC100501587 gene encoding subtilisin-like protease SBT3.18 isoform X3, with protein sequence MLNQTHAKVCLVHIVYLGHNNDLDPSLTTDSHLQLLSTVFTEPNEAREAILYSYSCGFSGFAALLNSTQATTLSGTDGVVSVFRSRMLEVHTTRSWDFMGLRLHMHTEQSSQRHLKFGDDVIVGVLDTGVWPESKSFRDDPHYGPVPSSWKGTCVVGDEFDPAAACNRKLIGARYYLAGFESELGPLNTSDGSEYRSPRDRVGHGTHTASTAVGSVAPNASYFGGLGGGAARGGAPRARLAVYKVCWYRDLTGRCSDADILAAFDDALCDGVHVVSASLGSPPPLMPLLSTSTEIGAFHAMQRGVVAVFSAGNDGPDASMVQNVSPWGLTVAASSIDRRFPTVITLGNNASIVGESFLVKAMKNGLVDSSSVFTDGTCTFEQLINRTAAWGKIVLCFATMGGVSSDGAALAVYAGNGAGVIFADTISRKSSQDSFWPTVHVDLYQGTQILNYIRDSRKPTVRISPSKTVVGETPAPAVAYFSSRGPSSVSPKILKPDVTAPGVNILAAWPPKSSPTVIPLDKRLTEWNMDSGTSMSCPHVSGIAAVIKSVHPTWSPAAVKSALMTTAYMYDGTSDVMQAGGTVKAADAFDVGAGHVDPLRALDPGLVYDAGARDHVVFLCSLGYTEAAIRNMVLPQPALDTSCPRGGGGGGGPEADLNYPAIVLPDLGGTVTVKRTVTNVGANRDAVYRAAVASPQGARAEVWPRELAFSARPGGEQASYYLTVTPAKLSRGRFDFGEVVWSDGFHRVRTPLVVRVTNLPDDGVKVVQAANATGDGSQAAA
- the LOC100501587 gene encoding subtilisin-like protease SBT3.18 isoform X1; this encodes MAVFLLLLRLVVFSLSFAINAVQTAPASHAQVHIVYLGHNNDLDPSLTTDSHLQLLSTVFTEPNEAREAILYSYSCGFSGFAALLNSTQATTLSGTDGVVSVFRSRMLEVHTTRSWDFMGLRLHMHTEQSSQRHLKFGDDVIVGVLDTGVWPESKSFRDDPHYGPVPSSWKGTCVVGDEFDPAAACNRKLIGARYYLAGFESELGPLNTSDGSEYRSPRDRVGHGTHTASTAVGSVAPNASYFGGLGGGAARGGAPRARLAVYKVCWYRDLTGRCSDADILAAFDDALCDGVHVVSASLGSPPPLMPLLSTSTEIGAFHAMQRGVVAVFSAGNDGPDASMVQNVSPWGLTVAASSIDRRFPTVITLGNNASIVGESFLVKAMKNGLVDSSSVFTDGTCTFEQLINRTAAWGKIVLCFATMGGVSSDGAALAVYAGNGAGVIFADTISRKSSQDSFWPTVHVDLYQGTQILNYIRDSRKPTVRISPSKTVVGETPAPAVAYFSSRGPSSVSPKILKPDVTAPGVNILAAWPPKSSPTVIPLDKRLTEWNMDSGTSMSCPHVSGIAAVIKSVHPTWSPAAVKSALMTTAYMYDGTSDVMQAGGTVKAADAFDVGAGHVDPLRALDPGLVYDAGARDHVVFLCSLGYTEAAIRNMVLPQPALDTSCPRGGGGGGGPEADLNYPAIVLPDLGGTVTVKRTVTNVGANRDAVYRAAVASPQGARAEVWPRELAFSARPGGEQASYYLTVTPAKLSRGRFDFGEVVWSDGFHRVRTPLVVRVTNLPDDGVKVVQAANATGDGSQAAA
- the LOC100501587 gene encoding subtilisin-like protease SBT3.18 isoform X2; the encoded protein is MAVFLLLLRLVVFSLSFAINAVQTAPASHAQVHIVYLGHNNDLDPSLTTDSHLQLLSTVFTEPNEAREAILYSYSCGFSGFAALLNSTQATTLSDGVVSVFRSRMLEVHTTRSWDFMGLRLHMHTEQSSQRHLKFGDDVIVGVLDTGVWPESKSFRDDPHYGPVPSSWKGTCVVGDEFDPAAACNRKLIGARYYLAGFESELGPLNTSDGSEYRSPRDRVGHGTHTASTAVGSVAPNASYFGGLGGGAARGGAPRARLAVYKVCWYRDLTGRCSDADILAAFDDALCDGVHVVSASLGSPPPLMPLLSTSTEIGAFHAMQRGVVAVFSAGNDGPDASMVQNVSPWGLTVAASSIDRRFPTVITLGNNASIVGESFLVKAMKNGLVDSSSVFTDGTCTFEQLINRTAAWGKIVLCFATMGGVSSDGAALAVYAGNGAGVIFADTISRKSSQDSFWPTVHVDLYQGTQILNYIRDSRKPTVRISPSKTVVGETPAPAVAYFSSRGPSSVSPKILKPDVTAPGVNILAAWPPKSSPTVIPLDKRLTEWNMDSGTSMSCPHVSGIAAVIKSVHPTWSPAAVKSALMTTAYMYDGTSDVMQAGGTVKAADAFDVGAGHVDPLRALDPGLVYDAGARDHVVFLCSLGYTEAAIRNMVLPQPALDTSCPRGGGGGGGPEADLNYPAIVLPDLGGTVTVKRTVTNVGANRDAVYRAAVASPQGARAEVWPRELAFSARPGGEQASYYLTVTPAKLSRGRFDFGEVVWSDGFHRVRTPLVVRVTNLPDDGVKVVQAANATGDGSQAAA
- the LOC100501587 gene encoding subtilisin-like protease SBT3.18 isoform X4, which codes for MVHIVYLGHNNDLDPSLTTDSHLQLLSTVFTEPNEAREAILYSYSCGFSGFAALLNSTQATTLSGTDGVVSVFRSRMLEVHTTRSWDFMGLRLHMHTEQSSQRHLKFGDDVIVGVLDTGVWPESKSFRDDPHYGPVPSSWKGTCVVGDEFDPAAACNRKLIGARYYLAGFESELGPLNTSDGSEYRSPRDRVGHGTHTASTAVGSVAPNASYFGGLGGGAARGGAPRARLAVYKVCWYRDLTGRCSDADILAAFDDALCDGVHVVSASLGSPPPLMPLLSTSTEIGAFHAMQRGVVAVFSAGNDGPDASMVQNVSPWGLTVAASSIDRRFPTVITLGNNASIVGESFLVKAMKNGLVDSSSVFTDGTCTFEQLINRTAAWGKIVLCFATMGGVSSDGAALAVYAGNGAGVIFADTISRKSSQDSFWPTVHVDLYQGTQILNYIRDSRKPTVRISPSKTVVGETPAPAVAYFSSRGPSSVSPKILKPDVTAPGVNILAAWPPKSSPTVIPLDKRLTEWNMDSGTSMSCPHVSGIAAVIKSVHPTWSPAAVKSALMTTAYMYDGTSDVMQAGGTVKAADAFDVGAGHVDPLRALDPGLVYDAGARDHVVFLCSLGYTEAAIRNMVLPQPALDTSCPRGGGGGGGPEADLNYPAIVLPDLGGTVTVKRTVTNVGANRDAVYRAAVASPQGARAEVWPRELAFSARPGGEQASYYLTVTPAKLSRGRFDFGEVVWSDGFHRVRTPLVVRVTNLPDDGVKVVQAANATGDGSQAAA
- the LOC100501587 gene encoding Subtilisin-like protease SBT3.18 translates to MLEVHTTRSWDFMGLRLHMHTEQSSQRHLKFGDDVIVGVLDTGVWPESKSFRDDPHYGPVPSSWKGTCVVGDEFDPAAACNRKLIGARYYLAGFESELGPLNTSDGSEYRSPRDRVGHGTHTASTAVGSVAPNASYFGGLGGGAARGGAPRARLAVYKVCWYRDLTGRCSDADILAAFDDALCDGVHVVSASLGSPPPLMPLLSTSTEIGAFHAMQRGVVAVFSAGNDGPDASMVQNVSPWGLTVAASSIDRRFPTVITLGNNASIVGESFLVKAMKNGLVDSSSVFTDGTCTFEQLINRTAAWGKIVLCFATMGGVSSDGAALAVYAGNGAGVIFADTISRKSSQDSFWPTVHVDLYQGTQILNYIRDSRKPTVRISPSKTVVGETPAPAVAYFSSRGPSSVSPKILKPDVTAPGVNILAAWPPKSSPTVIPLDKRLTEWNMDSGTSMSCPHVSGIAAVIKSVHPTWSPAAVKSALMTTAYMYDGTSDVMQAGGTVKAADAFDVGAGHVDPLRALDPGLVYDAGARDHVVFLCSLGYTEAAIRNMVLPQPALDTSCPRGGGGGGGPEADLNYPAIVLPDLGGTVTVKRTVTNVGANRDAVYRAAVASPQGARAEVWPRELAFSARPGGEQASYYLTVTPAKLSRGRFDFGEVVWSDGFHRVRTPLVVRVTNLPDDGVKVVQAANATGDGSQAAA